In Kwoniella pini CBS 10737 chromosome 5, complete sequence, the following are encoded in one genomic region:
- a CDS encoding glycerol-3-phosphate dehydrogenase (NAD(+)) has translation MGKEKVAIIGSGNWGSAIAKLAGNNVKKHSDIFDDSKVPIWVFEEDFEGKKLTEIINTEHENKKYLPDVKLSENVVAVPDLVEAVKGATALVFVMPHQFLDKCLDQLEGKVEKNAKAITLIKGVGVEGPDIHVFADVIQERLGVSCSALSGANIANEVAIDRFSETTVGYRTEEEGQLWQKLFQTPNFKVQLIDDVAGVSLCGALKNIVAVAAGFIDGLEYGNNSKAAIMRIGLLEMKYFCQEFFKDVKEESFLQESAGVADVITSCLGGRNRKCAEAFVKQKKPFDELEKDMLNGQKLQGIHTAKDVHIFLKARDRLGAYPLFDKVYQISWEGLPVEKLTEGL, from the exons ATGGGTAAAGAGAAAGTAGCTATCATTGGATCTGGTAACTG GGGATCAGCTATTGCCAAACTCGCTGGTAATAACGTCAAGAAACATTCTGATATATTCGATGATTCGAAAGTACCTATTTGGGtctttgaagaagat TTCGAAGGCAAGAAATTGACGGAAATCATAAATACAGAACATGAGAATAAAAAATATCTTCCTGATGtgaaattatcagaaaATGTAGTAGCTGTACCTGATCTCGTGGAAGCTGTCAAAGGAGCTACTGCTTTGGTTTTTGTGATGCCTCATCAAT TCCTCGACAAGTGTTTGGATCAATTAGAAGGAAAGGTGGAAAAAAATGCAAAGGCTATCACTCTcatcaag GGAGTCGGAGTAGAAGGACCCGATATCCACGTATTCGCAGATGTCATTCAGGAAAGATTGGGGGTTTCATGTTCGGCTCTTAGTGGTGCGAACATTGCAAATGAGGTGGCTATAGATAGGTTTTCGGAGACCACTGTTGGTTATCGAactgaagaggaaggaCAACTTTGGCAAAAGCTTTTCC AAACTCCTAATTTCAAGGTTCAGCTTATCGATGAT GTTGCTGGTGTTTCGCTTTGTGGAGCCTTGAAGAACATCGTCGCTGTTGCTGCTGGTTTCATTGATGGATTGGAGTATGGAAACAACTCAAAGG CCGCGATCATGAGGATCGGTTTGCTCGAGATGAAGTATTTCTGTCAAGAGTTCTTCAAAGACGTAAAGGAAGAATCGTTCTTGCAAGAGAGTGCTGGTGTTGCGGACGTCATTACCTCTT GCCTCGGAGGAAGGAACAGAAAATGTGCTGAGGCTTTCGTAAAGCAAAAGAAA CCGTTCGACGAATTGGAGAAAGATATGTTGAATGGGCAAA AACTGCAAGGTATTCATACT GCTAAGGATGTTCACATCTTCCTGAAAGCGCGAGACCGACTCGGTGCATATCCCCTTTTCGACAAGGTATACCAAATCTCGTGGGAAGGTTTACCAGTCGAAAAGCTGACTGAGGGTCTTTaa